In the Anaerolineae bacterium genome, one interval contains:
- the raiA gene encoding ribosome-associated translation inhibitor RaiA: MSAPVEIYTRNLELNERLHDLVDRKVGKLDRYIQGIQTIRVDLGHDKGARSANDRYVAEITVYGKRFMLRAEERADDILTALDASLDKMQRQIRRYKGKRYRGRGDRTSVAEASLASMEEIEEEEPVIVRRKRFVLTPMDEMEAVEQMRLLGHDSFFIFFNVNTNAINVLYRRRDGTYGIIEPELG; the protein is encoded by the coding sequence ATGAGCGCACCTGTAGAAATCTATACCCGCAATCTTGAACTGAACGAGCGCTTGCACGATCTCGTGGATCGCAAGGTAGGCAAGCTGGATCGTTACATTCAGGGAATCCAGACCATTCGCGTCGATTTGGGGCACGACAAGGGGGCCCGGAGTGCCAACGATCGGTATGTGGCAGAGATTACGGTGTACGGCAAGCGGTTTATGCTTCGTGCCGAAGAGCGGGCTGATGATATTCTGACAGCTTTGGACGCCTCCCTGGACAAGATGCAGCGACAGATTCGTCGCTACAAGGGAAAGCGCTATCGTGGCCGTGGAGATCGGACCTCGGTGGCTGAAGCCTCTTTGGCTTCAATGGAAGAGATCGAGGAGGAGGAACCTGTCATCGTTCGGCGCAAACGCTTCGTTTTGACTCCCATGGATGAAATGGAGGCGGTCGAGCAGATGCGATTGTTGGGCCACGATAGTTTCTTCATTTTCTTCAATGTGAACACCAATGCGATCAATGTGCTCTATCGTCGCCGTGACGGCACATACGGCATCATCGAGCCTGAATTAGGATAA
- a CDS encoding ComF family protein, with product MLRPSSWGVRAALKALDWLLPPRCLGCGLAGEYLCLACQRQVPPLQPPFCLRCGQPLPGRGGHGESEAALCAACRARRPAFDQARSYTLMEGLARKVLHALKYRRALGLSPLLAGWLAWLVQREGWPVEVVVPVPLGPQRQRERGYNQAEWLAWALAKRLGVPFRPDAVLRWRETASQVGLNARERRWNVEGAFRLQGAFPFRRVLLVDDVMTTGATLDAVAQTLRDQGRVEHIWAVTVARAVLHHPEAAADLAL from the coding sequence ATGCTGCGCCCCTCTTCCTGGGGCGTCCGGGCCGCTCTAAAGGCCCTGGACTGGCTTTTGCCGCCCCGATGCTTGGGGTGTGGCCTGGCGGGGGAGTACCTGTGCCTGGCCTGTCAGAGGCAGGTGCCGCCTTTGCAACCGCCGTTTTGTCTTCGCTGTGGGCAACCCTTGCCGGGGCGCGGAGGGCATGGGGAAAGTGAGGCCGCGCTCTGCGCGGCGTGCAGGGCCCGCCGCCCGGCCTTCGACCAGGCCCGGTCCTACACGCTGATGGAGGGCCTCGCCCGGAAGGTGCTCCATGCGTTGAAGTATCGTCGGGCTTTAGGGCTAAGCCCGCTCTTGGCCGGGTGGCTGGCTTGGCTGGTGCAACGAGAGGGCTGGCCCGTTGAAGTGGTGGTGCCGGTGCCGTTAGGCCCCCAACGGCAGCGGGAGCGTGGCTACAATCAAGCGGAGTGGCTGGCCTGGGCCCTGGCGAAGCGGCTCGGCGTGCCCTTTCGCCCCGATGCTGTGCTTCGCTGGCGGGAAACGGCTTCTCAGGTGGGCTTGAATGCCCGCGAGCGCCGTTGGAATGTGGAGGGTGCCTTCCGTTTGCAGGGCGCTTTTCCTTTTCGACGGGTTTTGCTGGTAGATGATGTGATGACGACGGGCGCTACGCTGGACGCCGTGGCGCAGACCCTCCGTGACCAGGGGCGTGTGGAACACATCTGGGCGGTCACGGTGGCGCGAGCCGTGTTGCATCACCCTGAGGCCGCAGCGGATTTGGCGCTTTGA
- a CDS encoding type II secretion system F family protein, which yields MSLTLLLLVALGILVLLAYIGLREQRAQEEGKVDPLQARLAEYLDAGQELTSLEEVELQQSFTERVILPLARAVGSWALKFTPRAIVSQAEKRLELAGRPYNLDATALVAFQLSGMIVFGLGVYWLLATSPSPSYQRWSLVGGLSFALIGYYFPQMWLVRLINRRKKEVLRALPDALDLLTICVEAGLGFDAAMRKVSEKWANELAFEFARVLREMQLGKPRKDALRDMADRVDLPQLRSFVAAVVQSEQLGVSMSNVLRIQAEGMRVQRRQRAEEEAHRAPVKMLFPLAFLIMPSIFIVLLGPAVFIVMRSLGGGL from the coding sequence ATGTCGTTGACTCTGCTTCTGCTCGTGGCGTTGGGGATCCTGGTGCTGTTGGCTTACATTGGTTTGCGAGAGCAAAGAGCCCAGGAAGAGGGGAAAGTCGACCCTTTGCAGGCCCGACTGGCGGAATATCTCGATGCAGGACAAGAGTTGACCTCGCTGGAAGAAGTCGAACTCCAGCAGTCCTTCACCGAGCGCGTGATTTTGCCTCTGGCCCGGGCGGTGGGTTCGTGGGCGTTGAAGTTTACGCCGCGGGCCATCGTCTCCCAGGCCGAAAAGCGCCTGGAACTCGCCGGCCGCCCCTACAACCTGGATGCCACCGCGCTGGTAGCCTTTCAATTAAGCGGTATGATTGTCTTTGGATTGGGGGTTTACTGGTTGCTGGCTACCTCTCCTTCGCCTTCCTACCAGCGTTGGAGTCTGGTTGGGGGGCTTTCCTTTGCCCTGATCGGGTATTACTTCCCGCAGATGTGGCTGGTGCGGCTGATCAACCGCCGTAAGAAGGAGGTGCTCCGGGCGTTGCCCGATGCCCTGGATTTGTTGACCATCTGTGTGGAGGCAGGGCTGGGCTTTGACGCGGCGATGCGTAAGGTGAGCGAGAAGTGGGCCAATGAACTGGCCTTTGAGTTCGCCCGGGTGTTGCGCGAGATGCAGTTGGGCAAGCCGCGGAAGGACGCCTTGCGCGATATGGCCGACCGCGTCGATTTGCCTCAGTTGCGCAGTTTCGTGGCGGCGGTGGTTCAGTCGGAGCAGTTGGGTGTGAGCATGTCCAATGTGTTGCGCATTCAGGCCGAAGGGATGCGCGTCCAGCGTCGTCAACGGGCCGAAGAGGAGGCCCACCGCGCACCGGTGAAAATGCTCTTTCCCCTGGCGTTTCTCATCATGCCCTCGATTTTCATCGTGCTCCTGGGGCCCGCAGTGTTCATCGTCATGCGTTCCTTGGGCGGGGGATTGTAA